CGGCAGCTGCCGGTGCAGGTGGCGCTGACCAATTCGTTCGGCCTCGGCGGCCAGAACGGCACCCTGGTGGTGCGCCGGGCCGCCGACGACGTGCTGACACCAGTCTGAGAGGGGGCGGCGCAGATGCACGTGCTGTTCGTGAATCCCGACGTCCGGGACAAAAGCGTGATCTACGGCAACCGCATGCTCAACCCGGTGCCGGTGAATTTGGCCTATCGCGCCGCCCTGACCGCGGTCGAGCACCGCGCCACCGTGCTCGACGAGAACGCCACACCCATCACCGATTTCACCCGTTTCGCCGATATCGACCTGGTGGCGGTCACCTCGAAGTTCTTCGGCGAGCGACGCACCGGCGAACTGGTGCGCGGATTCGCCGCGCTGGGCACGCCGGTCGTCGTCGACGGCTACTTCCCCAGTTACGACCCGCAGGCCGAGCGGATCGGTGCGACCTCGGTGGTGCGCGGCGAGGTCGAGCAGGTGTGGCCGCGCATACTCGAGGACGCGAGCCGTGGCCTCCTGCGGCCCGTATACGCCGGCGGGCCGGTGGATCTGGCGACACTGCCGCGCTATGGGCCCGAGCATCTGCCGCCGCACGACTACGTGTTCCCGGTCGAAGCGACCCGGGGCTGCCCCTTCTCGTGCAATTTCTGCATCGAGACCCGCTATCACCACGACCGCTTCCGTACCCGCCCGATCGAGCACGTGCTCGCGCAGATCGACGCGCGCAGCGGCGATTTCGTGCAGTTCTCCGATATCAACATCGTGGGCAATCCACGTTACGCCCGGACCCTGTTCGCCGAACTCGCACCGCGACAGGTGCTGTGGGGCAGCCAGGCGACGATCACCATCGCCCAGCGTCCGGCGCTCGCCGAGGCGGCCGGCCGGGCCGGGTGCATGCTCGTCTTCCTGGGTCTGGAATCGGTCCGCCCGCAGAACCTGGTCGCCTCGGACAAGAGCTGGAGCCGCCCGGCCGACTACCGCGCGCTCATCGCCAGGCTGCACGACGCGGGCATCGGGGTGATCGGGTCGTTCGTCTTCGGCTTCGCCGGTGACACACCGGACGTGTTCGAACGGACCTTGGAGTTCGTCGTCGAGAACGAGATCGAGATCTGCCATTTCAACCCGCTCGGCAGCGGTCCGGGCGTACCGCTGCACGCGGAACATCTGCGGGCGGGCCGCATGATCGACCCCGGCCCCGGTGGGCCCTCGCACCTGCGGGCCTCGGTGGCCCCGGTGTCCATGACGGTCCGGCAGCTCGAGGACGGCCTCGAATACCTGTACACCCGAACCTATTCCCGGGAGTTGACCCGGCAGCGCCTGCGCCGGTATCGAGCGGAGACCGAGCTGCCGGGCCCGCGCTCCACGGCGAAGAAGCGGGCCGTCATCGGCCTGAATCTGGCCTATCGCAGGGCCGTCGAGCGGCACTACGGAGCAACCGTCGGCGCGGAGCGACTGCCGTGACCCGCATCGCGCCGCATTCGGTGCTGCTTCCGGCGATTTCGGGCCCGACGGCGTTGTCGGCCGGGGTCGATATCGCGGCGGTCGATCGGATCCGCACCTTACTCGCGGCGGGAAATGCGTTCTGCGAGCAGGTGTTCCGACCGGCCGAGATCGCCTACTGCACCGCGTTCCGAGATCCCGCACCGCATTTCGCCGCCCGGTTCGGGGCCAAGGAAGCCACGTTGAAGGCCCTGCGCCTCGGACTCGGTGTGCCCCCGGCGACCCGGCGGCTGCGCGATATCGAGGTCTGCCGCACGACCGGCGCACCCCACCTGCTGCTGCACCACCGGATGGCGACGCTGGCGCGACGGCGCGGCCTCACCGGCGCCACAGTGTCGTTGAGTCACGACGGCGACTATGCGCTCGCTTGGGTGCTGCTCGCCGGGCAGGGGTGCGGATGAACCGGCTCGACGATTCCGTCGCCCTGCTGACCGGCGCCGCAGGGGTGTTCGGTACGGCCATCGCGACCCGGTACGCCGAAGAGGGCGCCACGCTGATGCTCACCGATGTCGACGCGACCCGGTTGCAGGCGACGGTGAAGGCGGTCGAAGCCGTTGCCGCCGCGCCGGTTTCCGCGTTCGTCGCCGACCTGACCGAACCCGCCGAGGTGCGCCGCCTCTTCGACCACACCGACGAGACATGGGGCCGGCTCGACGTGCTGATCAACAACGCGGGCGGCGCGCTGCGCTCGCCGCTGATCTTCCACAATGACGCCGACTGGCGCCGGATGCTGCGGGTGAATCTCGATACCGTCTTCTATTGCAGCAGACAGGCGGTGCGCCGGATGCTGCCCCGCCGCAGCGGCCGCATCATCAACGTCGCCTCCGCGCTCGGCTTGACCGGCGGCGCGGACGAAGTCGCGTACGCGACCGCGAAGGCGGCGGTGATCGGCTTCACCCGCAGCGTGGCGCAGGAGGTCGGCCGGCGCGGTGTCTGCGTCAACGCGATCTGCCCGACGCTCGCCGACAGCGGGGTCAGCCGGGAGTATTTCGGCGGCTTCGAGGTCGATATCCGCGCAGTCGCCGCGTATCTCGCGCGCCGGGCGGCGATGCCGCGCCCGATCGCGCCGGAGGACGTCGCCGACGTCGCCGTTTTTCTCGGCGCTCGCGAGAGTGCCTACCTCAATGGGCAGGCCATTCTGGTCGGCGGAGTGGGATAGGAGTATCCGTGCGGTTTCTCATGGTCGACGCGATCACCGAAGTGGACGGCGGCCGCCGCGCCGTCGGCGTGAAGAACGCCGCGATGAGCGAGGACTACTTCGCCGACCACTTCCCGCAGCAACCGATCCTGCCCGGCGTGCTGGTGCTGGAGGCGATGACCCAGCTGGCGCGTTGGCTGGTGCTCACCCACAGCGAATTCCGCACCACCGTGGTGCTCAGCGCGGTGCAGCACAGCAAGTTCATCGACTTCGCGGTGCCCGGCGATCGGCTGACGGTCGAGGTGGACCGCATCGAGGGCGGTGGCGGTCCGGTCCCGGGCGCGGAGCTCGATTTCCGGGGTGCCGCACAGGCGCACGGCCGCAAGATCGCGACGGCGACCTTCCGCTGCCGGACCTACGCGCTGACCGAATTCGAGGATCCCGCGGCGACCCGCCGCCACTATCAAGTGCTGCGGCTCAACGGATCGAAGGTGAGCG
This genomic stretch from Nocardia brasiliensis ATCC 700358 harbors:
- a CDS encoding SDR family NAD(P)-dependent oxidoreductase, giving the protein MNRLDDSVALLTGAAGVFGTAIATRYAEEGATLMLTDVDATRLQATVKAVEAVAAAPVSAFVADLTEPAEVRRLFDHTDETWGRLDVLINNAGGALRSPLIFHNDADWRRMLRVNLDTVFYCSRQAVRRMLPRRSGRIINVASALGLTGGADEVAYATAKAAVIGFTRSVAQEVGRRGVCVNAICPTLADSGVSREYFGGFEVDIRAVAAYLARRAAMPRPIAPEDVADVAVFLGARESAYLNGQAILVGGVG
- a CDS encoding holo-ACP synthase, with the protein product MTRIAPHSVLLPAISGPTALSAGVDIAAVDRIRTLLAAGNAFCEQVFRPAEIAYCTAFRDPAPHFAARFGAKEATLKALRLGLGVPPATRRLRDIEVCRTTGAPHLLLHHRMATLARRRGLTGATVSLSHDGDYALAWVLLAGQGCG
- a CDS encoding B12-binding domain-containing radical SAM protein, whose translation is MHVLFVNPDVRDKSVIYGNRMLNPVPVNLAYRAALTAVEHRATVLDENATPITDFTRFADIDLVAVTSKFFGERRTGELVRGFAALGTPVVVDGYFPSYDPQAERIGATSVVRGEVEQVWPRILEDASRGLLRPVYAGGPVDLATLPRYGPEHLPPHDYVFPVEATRGCPFSCNFCIETRYHHDRFRTRPIEHVLAQIDARSGDFVQFSDINIVGNPRYARTLFAELAPRQVLWGSQATITIAQRPALAEAAGRAGCMLVFLGLESVRPQNLVASDKSWSRPADYRALIARLHDAGIGVIGSFVFGFAGDTPDVFERTLEFVVENEIEICHFNPLGSGPGVPLHAEHLRAGRMIDPGPGGPSHLRASVAPVSMTVRQLEDGLEYLYTRTYSRELTRQRLRRYRAETELPGPRSTAKKRAVIGLNLAYRRAVERHYGATVGAERLP
- a CDS encoding 3-hydroxyacyl-ACP dehydratase FabZ family protein produces the protein MRFLMVDAITEVDGGRRAVGVKNAAMSEDYFADHFPQQPILPGVLVLEAMTQLARWLVLTHSEFRTTVVLSAVQHSKFIDFAVPGDRLTVEVDRIEGGGGPVPGAELDFRGAAQAHGRKIATATFRCRTYALTEFEDPAATRRHYQVLRLNGSKVSGQ